The following coding sequences are from one Streptomyces angustmyceticus window:
- a CDS encoding S9 family peptidase, with the protein MPDWEKRFRAPRIGLPDWAEDAPDRSLFVSNATGTFELYAWDRATGAQRQATDRPNGTTDGTLSPDGEWIWWFSDTDGDEFGVWMRQPFAGGPDEPATPGIAPSYGGGLAIGRDGTAVVGCSTDEEGSTVHVVRPGGEPVEIYRHRESAGVGDLSQDGSLIALEHTEHGDAMHSAIRVVRPDGSTVAELDDTNGGTEELGLSVMGFAPVDGDARLLVGHQRRGRWEPMIWDPLTGTETALEIELPGDVGADWYPDGSALLVEHEYQARSELWRYELGEPGDAGAPGASAVAVRPRLTRVETPAGTVSGATARPDGTVEFLWSSAAQPPEVRSTNGEVVLDPPGMKAPGSVPVRDVWVEGPGGRIHALVQQPAGEGPFPTVFDIHGGPTWHDSDAFASSPAAWVDHGFAVVRVNYRGSTGYGRAWTDALKHRVGLIELEDIAAVREWAVSSGLADPGRLVLSGGSWGGYLTLLGLGTQPEAWAVGLAAVPVADYVTAYNDEMEALKAMDRTLLGGTPEEVPDRFEASSPLTYVDAVRAPVYISAGVNDPRCPIQQVENYVQRLESRNHPHEVYRYDAGHGSLVVEERIKQVRLELDFAQRYVMEKR; encoded by the coding sequence ATGCCGGACTGGGAGAAGCGCTTCCGCGCGCCGCGGATCGGGCTGCCGGACTGGGCCGAGGACGCCCCGGACCGTTCCCTGTTCGTCTCGAACGCCACCGGCACCTTCGAGCTGTACGCCTGGGACCGGGCGACCGGCGCCCAGCGGCAGGCCACGGACCGGCCGAACGGCACGACGGACGGGACGCTGTCGCCGGACGGCGAATGGATCTGGTGGTTCTCGGACACCGACGGGGACGAGTTCGGCGTCTGGATGCGGCAGCCGTTCGCCGGCGGCCCGGACGAGCCGGCCACCCCGGGCATCGCCCCCTCGTACGGCGGCGGCCTGGCGATCGGCCGGGACGGGACGGCGGTCGTCGGCTGCTCCACGGACGAGGAGGGCTCGACGGTCCATGTCGTGCGGCCGGGCGGGGAACCGGTGGAGATCTACCGGCACCGCGAGTCGGCGGGCGTCGGCGACCTCTCGCAGGACGGCTCACTGATCGCCCTGGAGCACACCGAGCACGGCGACGCGATGCACTCCGCGATCCGGGTCGTACGGCCCGACGGCTCCACGGTCGCGGAGCTGGACGACACCAACGGCGGGACCGAGGAGCTGGGCCTGTCGGTGATGGGTTTCGCCCCGGTGGACGGGGACGCCCGGCTGCTGGTGGGGCACCAGCGGCGGGGCCGCTGGGAGCCGATGATCTGGGACCCGCTGACCGGGACCGAGACGGCTCTGGAGATAGAGCTGCCCGGCGACGTGGGTGCCGACTGGTATCCCGACGGCTCGGCGCTGCTGGTGGAGCACGAGTACCAGGCACGCAGCGAGCTGTGGCGCTACGAACTGGGTGAACCGGGCGACGCCGGTGCTCCGGGCGCGTCAGCCGTGGCCGTCCGGCCGCGGCTGACGCGGGTCGAGACCCCGGCGGGCACGGTCTCGGGTGCGACGGCGCGGCCGGACGGCACGGTCGAGTTCCTGTGGTCGTCGGCGGCCCAGCCCCCGGAGGTGCGGTCGACGAACGGCGAGGTCGTCCTCGACCCGCCCGGTATGAAGGCGCCCGGGTCGGTGCCCGTACGGGACGTGTGGGTGGAGGGCCCCGGAGGCCGTATCCACGCGCTGGTGCAGCAGCCGGCCGGTGAGGGCCCCTTCCCGACGGTCTTCGACATCCACGGCGGCCCGACCTGGCACGACAGCGACGCCTTCGCCTCGTCCCCCGCGGCCTGGGTGGACCACGGCTTCGCGGTCGTACGCGTCAACTACCGCGGCTCGACCGGCTACGGCCGTGCCTGGACGGATGCGCTCAAGCACCGCGTCGGGCTGATCGAGCTGGAGGACATCGCCGCGGTCCGCGAATGGGCGGTCTCGTCCGGCCTGGCGGACCCCGGTCGGCTGGTGCTGTCGGGCGGCTCCTGGGGCGGCTATCTGACCCTGCTGGGCCTCGGCACCCAGCCGGAGGCCTGGGCGGTGGGCCTGGCGGCGGTCCCGGTCGCGGACTACGTCACGGCGTACAACGACGAGATGGAAGCCCTCAAGGCCATGGACCGGACCCTGCTGGGCGGCACCCCCGAGGAGGTCCCGGACCGCTTCGAGGCGTCGTCCCCGCTGACGTACGTGGACGCGGTACGGGCACCGGTCTACATCTCCGCCGGCGTCAACGACCCGCGCTGCCCGATCCAGCAGGTGGAGAACTACGTCCAGCGCCTGGAGAGCCGCAACCACCCGCACGAGGTCTACCGCTACGACGCCGGCCACGGCTCCCTGGTCGTGGAGGAACGCATCAAGCAGGTCCGCCTGGAGCTCGACTTCGCACAGAGGTACGTGATGGAGAAGAGGTAG
- a CDS encoding SURF1 family protein: protein MYRFLLTPRWWGINVFAVLAIPLCIFMGSWQLSRFEDRVNTHQQQESRSARAESAAARPLADLLPVDMVTSGRQASARGHYDTGHQLLVPDRTLKDKHGEQRGFYVLNLLRTDGGKALPVVRGWLPGDAGTKADTARVPAPPKGEVTVTGALQASENQGTDGVQVGGGLPQGQLGMISAASLVNIVPYEVYDAWITVTDAQAPLHAVPPAAAEGSGLDLKAFQNLGYTGEWFVFAGFVVFMWFRLFRRDAEAAKDAALGIVPEGDGGAVGGAAGNGAAAGNGDGAVVGGGSAASAGATTTAGPAGPSAAEAPSADGRGAGEGEEEDEAARAARA, encoded by the coding sequence GTGTACCGGTTCCTGCTGACCCCGCGGTGGTGGGGGATCAACGTGTTCGCCGTACTGGCGATTCCGCTCTGCATCTTCATGGGCAGCTGGCAGCTGAGCCGCTTCGAGGACCGCGTCAACACCCACCAGCAGCAGGAGAGCCGTTCGGCCCGGGCCGAGTCCGCCGCGGCACGCCCGCTGGCCGACCTGCTGCCCGTCGACATGGTCACCTCCGGCCGGCAGGCCAGCGCCCGCGGGCACTACGACACCGGGCACCAACTGCTCGTACCGGACCGCACCTTGAAGGACAAGCACGGCGAGCAGCGGGGCTTCTACGTCCTCAACCTGCTGCGTACGGACGGCGGCAAGGCGCTGCCGGTCGTACGGGGCTGGCTGCCCGGCGACGCCGGTACCAAGGCGGACACGGCACGGGTGCCCGCGCCGCCCAAGGGCGAGGTGACGGTCACCGGAGCGCTGCAGGCCTCCGAGAACCAGGGCACCGACGGCGTCCAGGTCGGCGGCGGGCTGCCGCAGGGGCAGCTGGGCATGATCAGCGCGGCCTCGCTGGTCAACATCGTGCCGTACGAGGTCTACGACGCCTGGATCACGGTCACCGACGCCCAGGCGCCGCTGCACGCCGTCCCCCCGGCCGCCGCCGAGGGCAGCGGCCTCGACCTCAAGGCATTCCAGAACCTCGGCTACACCGGCGAGTGGTTCGTCTTCGCCGGCTTCGTCGTCTTCATGTGGTTCCGCCTCTTCCGCCGTGACGCCGAGGCCGCCAAGGACGCGGCGCTGGGGATCGTGCCGGAGGGGGACGGGGGCGCGGTTGGCGGTGCGGCCGGGAACGGGGCTGCGGCCGGGAACGGGGACGGGGCTGTGGTCGGGGGCGGGTCTGCCGCGTCGGCCGGGGCTACGACCACGGCGGGGCCGGCGGGGCCTTCGGCTGCGGAGGCGCCTTCGGCCGACGGGCGGGGCGCCGGCGAAGGCGAGGAAGAGGACGAGGCGGCGCGGGCCGCTCGGGCCTGA
- a CDS encoding cation diffusion facilitator family transporter: MRHRIAHLVTPHSHAAMDKVDTAMETSREGLRTLWLSLGILGLTSVIQLVVVALSGSVALLGDTIHNAADAMTAVPLGIAFVLGRRAANRRYTYGYGRAEDLAGVAIVLTIAASSALAAYEAVDRLLNPRDITHLWAVAAAAVAGFLGNEWVARYRIRTGRRIGSAALVADGLHARTDGFTSLAVLLGAGGAALGWRAADPLIGLVITAAILMVLRDAAREVYRRLMDCVDPALIDAAETALRAVDGVRGVGQVRMRWIGHTLRAEADIVVDSRLTVVHAHALAVAAEHALIHAVPRLTAATVHTDHTSDGTDPHAALAHHAPA, from the coding sequence ATCCGGCACCGGATCGCCCACCTCGTCACCCCGCACAGCCATGCCGCCATGGACAAGGTCGACACCGCGATGGAGACCTCCCGCGAGGGCCTGCGCACGCTGTGGCTCTCGCTCGGCATCCTGGGCCTGACCAGCGTGATCCAGCTGGTGGTCGTCGCGCTGTCGGGGTCGGTGGCGCTGCTCGGCGACACCATCCACAACGCCGCCGACGCGATGACCGCCGTTCCGCTGGGCATCGCCTTCGTCCTCGGACGACGGGCCGCCAACCGCCGCTACACCTACGGCTACGGCCGGGCCGAGGACCTCGCGGGCGTCGCCATCGTGCTGACGATCGCCGCCTCCTCGGCGCTCGCCGCCTACGAGGCCGTGGACCGACTGCTGAACCCCCGGGACATCACCCACCTGTGGGCCGTGGCGGCGGCCGCCGTGGCCGGGTTCCTCGGCAACGAGTGGGTGGCCCGCTACCGCATCCGCACCGGCCGCAGGATCGGCTCGGCCGCGCTGGTGGCCGACGGCCTGCACGCCCGTACCGACGGCTTCACCTCGCTCGCCGTCCTCCTCGGCGCGGGTGGCGCGGCGCTCGGGTGGCGGGCGGCCGACCCGCTGATCGGGCTGGTGATCACCGCCGCGATCCTCATGGTGCTGCGCGACGCCGCCAGGGAGGTCTACCGGCGGCTGATGGACTGCGTCGACCCCGCACTCATCGACGCCGCCGAGACGGCACTACGGGCGGTGGACGGGGTGCGCGGCGTCGGGCAGGTCCGCATGCGCTGGATCGGCCATACCCTGCGCGCCGAGGCCGATATCGTCGTCGACTCGCGCCTGACCGTGGTGCACGCCCATGCCCTCGCCGTCGCCGCGGAACACGCCCTGATCCACGCCGTCCCCCGGCTCACCGCCGCGACCGTCCACACCGACCACACCAGCGACGGCACGGACCCCCACGCGGCGCTGGCCCATCACGCCCCCGCCTGA